Proteins co-encoded in one Gleimia hominis genomic window:
- a CDS encoding ROK family protein — protein sequence MTYAAIGMEVNISYLAVTVTDLAGDTLFSAVEKDNFRSSDPKYVLPRLGEMVRQWSPPKGCCITGTRLCIPGLTTEDKTILTAPNLGWKNVVPETYLSLPDPISLGCLMNEADAAAYSMLYSAPGSFSSNKSFLYVSGEVGVGASIMFNSKLFSGSHNWAGEIGHMCVDPAGPLCRCGSNGCLEQFVGQDALLKAAGLPENSTFTRLLASYKKRESKSIEAIDQANKAISIAISNALNLLDLDVVIFGGNLAALLDFGAVKIEKELKKRLLNSKWSETRLLTNPHGFFSASKGACYAALEAFIENPSLS from the coding sequence ATGACCTACGCTGCTATCGGCATGGAAGTCAACATCAGCTATCTAGCGGTTACCGTAACTGACCTTGCAGGTGACACTCTCTTTTCGGCTGTTGAGAAGGATAACTTTCGCAGTTCTGACCCTAAATACGTGTTACCTCGCCTAGGAGAAATGGTACGGCAGTGGTCACCGCCTAAGGGTTGCTGCATTACAGGAACACGCTTGTGCATACCTGGCCTAACCACTGAGGACAAGACGATTCTTACTGCCCCAAACTTAGGGTGGAAAAATGTTGTGCCAGAGACATATTTGTCTCTGCCTGATCCCATCTCACTTGGTTGTCTTATGAACGAGGCCGACGCAGCTGCATATTCAATGCTGTACTCAGCTCCGGGGAGTTTCTCCAGCAATAAATCATTCTTGTATGTGTCTGGCGAAGTCGGAGTTGGCGCATCAATCATGTTCAACTCTAAGCTGTTCTCGGGATCTCACAATTGGGCAGGCGAAATCGGGCATATGTGTGTTGACCCCGCAGGCCCACTCTGTAGATGCGGCTCAAATGGGTGCCTGGAGCAATTTGTAGGGCAAGATGCACTACTGAAAGCAGCTGGGCTACCCGAGAACTCCACTTTCACTCGATTGCTCGCCAGCTACAAGAAGCGTGAAAGTAAGTCAATAGAAGCAATTGATCAAGCCAACAAAGCCATAAGCATAGCTATTTCAAACGCATTAAATCTATTAGACCTAGACGTAGTCATTTTTGGTGGAAACCTAGCTGCACTTCTCGACTTCGGGGCAGTAAAAATAGAGAAGGAGCTGAAGAAACGCCTGCTTAACTCAAAGTGGAGCGAAACCAGGTTATTAACAAACCCGCATGGATTCTTTTCAGCCTCTAAGGGCGCTTGTTACGCTGCGTTAGAGGCTTTTATCGAGAATCCCTCTCTTAGTTAA
- a CDS encoding amidohydrolase family protein — MTVNETLAIDTHAHVYPAHYLDLLEKAGVDPDTTAIARGMNADSSDEDMRTRLQWMDKAGVEQQVLAVTPQVPANAQTTQWINDEYKRLIDAYPGRFQAYGALPLPDVEAALAELPHVFERDFLGVSLPTVFRDGTTLDDKSFAPVWAELNERHAVVNIHPTGSGVCSPLIADKGLAWVNGAPVEDATATLHLLKAGIPGKYPNIRFHIAHLGGDLAFMFQRIEDNYTDWDAFPASPQETLQTFYFDAANFYEPALRLAVESYGGTQILGGSDHPYFQEDKYVRAFDYVRKANLPEEQRNSILRTNAQKLYQLG; from the coding sequence ATGACTGTTAACGAAACACTTGCTATAGATACGCACGCTCACGTTTACCCAGCTCACTACCTGGATTTGTTAGAAAAGGCTGGGGTGGATCCGGATACCACTGCGATTGCGCGGGGAATGAACGCCGATTCTTCCGATGAGGACATGCGAACCCGCCTGCAGTGGATGGATAAAGCGGGGGTGGAGCAGCAGGTGCTGGCAGTGACTCCGCAGGTACCAGCGAACGCGCAGACCACGCAGTGGATTAACGACGAGTACAAGCGGCTGATTGACGCGTACCCGGGGCGGTTCCAAGCCTATGGCGCACTGCCCTTACCGGACGTTGAGGCCGCGCTCGCGGAGCTACCACACGTGTTTGAACGCGACTTTTTAGGCGTCTCGCTGCCCACGGTTTTTCGTGACGGCACCACGTTAGATGATAAGTCTTTTGCCCCCGTGTGGGCGGAGTTGAACGAACGTCACGCAGTGGTGAATATTCATCCGACGGGATCCGGGGTGTGCTCACCGTTGATTGCAGATAAGGGCCTGGCGTGGGTTAATGGCGCGCCCGTAGAGGATGCGACTGCTACCCTGCATCTTCTAAAAGCTGGGATCCCCGGTAAATACCCTAATATTCGCTTCCATATTGCGCATCTGGGTGGCGACTTAGCGTTCATGTTCCAACGCATAGAGGACAATTACACGGACTGGGATGCGTTCCCCGCGTCCCCTCAAGAAACGTTGCAAACCTTCTATTTCGACGCCGCGAACTTCTATGAACCCGCTCTTCGCCTAGCGGTCGAGAGTTATGGGGGAACACAGATTCTAGGTGGTTCCGACCACCCCTACTTCCAAGAAGACAAGTACGTGCGCGCATTCGATTACGTGCGCAAAGCCAATTTGCCTGAGGAACAACGCAACTCGATACTCCGCACAAACGCGCAAAAACTGTACCAACTGGGTTAA
- the rbsK gene encoding ribokinase, with protein sequence MDIAVIGSNMVDLISYIRRMPSEGETIEAPDFKMGCGGKGANQAVAASRLGSRVLMLTRVGNDLFADNTIRNFEENGIDTTHVLRTDATSGVAPIFVDPDSKNSIIIVKGANDKLTPKDIEDASEEVKACKLIVLQLEIPLETVYAAIQFGKEHGIPVLLNPAPAQPDLVLEKVKDVDYFMPNESELSLLTGMPVETIDDIRNAASALLEAGVKNVIVTLGDRGCLWMNNHTNTLIESTKVDAVDTTGAGDAFIGCLSHYLMQTDDVEVALKAANQYAADSVTKYGTQTSYATAKEFAGIYQA encoded by the coding sequence GTGGATATAGCTGTTATTGGTTCTAATATGGTGGATTTGATTTCATATATTCGCCGTATGCCAAGTGAGGGGGAGACGATTGAGGCCCCTGATTTTAAGATGGGTTGCGGTGGTAAGGGTGCGAACCAGGCGGTTGCGGCTTCACGTTTAGGTTCGCGCGTGCTGATGCTCACCCGGGTGGGGAACGACTTGTTTGCCGATAATACGATCCGCAATTTTGAGGAAAATGGGATTGACACGACCCACGTTCTGCGCACTGATGCCACTTCAGGGGTTGCACCGATTTTTGTGGATCCGGATTCTAAGAACTCCATAATTATCGTCAAGGGTGCGAACGATAAGCTCACGCCGAAAGATATTGAAGATGCGTCTGAGGAAGTGAAGGCCTGTAAGCTTATTGTTCTGCAGCTTGAGATCCCTTTGGAAACGGTTTACGCAGCTATTCAGTTCGGTAAGGAACATGGTATTCCCGTGTTGCTGAACCCTGCTCCTGCTCAGCCCGACCTTGTTTTAGAGAAGGTTAAAGACGTGGACTACTTTATGCCCAACGAGTCTGAGCTGTCGCTTCTGACGGGTATGCCAGTGGAGACGATTGACGATATCCGTAATGCGGCAAGCGCATTGTTAGAAGCGGGGGTGAAGAACGTGATTGTGACACTGGGGGACCGCGGGTGCTTGTGGATGAACAATCACACGAATACCCTCATTGAAAGCACCAAGGTGGATGCGGTTGACACCACTGGTGCGGGGGATGCGTTTATCGGGTGTTTAAGCCACTACCTCATGCAAACTGATGATGTGGAGGTCGCGTTGAAAGCCGCGAACCAATACGCAGCGGATTCGGTAACGAAGTACGGGACGCAAACTTCCTACGCTACAGCAAAGGAATTCGCGGGGATTTACCAGGCGTAA
- a CDS encoding aldose 1-epimerase family protein yields MLQIPIYKEVFSNEPQVLLENDRFRVEGKRYRTGIESLTLSNERGYVEVLPFMGQIIWDANFDGHSLRMKNMFEVPQPAKEITDTYGCFAFHSGILSAGCPSPEDTHQMHGEFPCAPMDQCWLKVSDDADAVRVVSSYEYVKGFGDHYRAQPSVTLRAGSGLFDIGLSVTNLSEYMPLSMQYMCHMNYAFVENGKLDQSIGKSAFKLRRSIPAHVTPTEEWTQLNEDIISGKVDADDLSAAKGFDPEIVYFADDLPQYGEDMKFTMTSPDGTVFATQFKSSDFQVATRWILYNPDQQVAAFVLPGTSRPEGFLAAEKAGTVVRVEPGATRTFVVTTGVEG; encoded by the coding sequence GTGTTACAAATCCCAATTTACAAAGAAGTATTTTCGAATGAACCCCAGGTTCTTTTGGAAAACGACAGGTTTAGGGTGGAGGGAAAACGCTACCGCACCGGAATTGAGTCGCTCACATTAAGTAACGAACGTGGGTACGTGGAAGTCCTTCCGTTTATGGGGCAGATTATTTGGGACGCAAACTTCGACGGTCACAGTTTGCGTATGAAGAATATGTTTGAGGTTCCGCAACCAGCTAAAGAAATAACAGATACGTACGGTTGCTTCGCGTTCCATTCCGGTATCTTGAGCGCGGGTTGCCCTTCCCCTGAGGACACGCATCAGATGCACGGTGAGTTTCCCTGTGCACCAATGGACCAGTGCTGGCTTAAGGTTTCTGATGATGCTGATGCTGTTCGCGTGGTGTCTTCGTACGAGTATGTCAAAGGATTTGGCGATCATTACCGGGCACAGCCATCCGTTACTTTGCGTGCGGGTTCGGGTCTGTTTGATATTGGTTTGTCTGTAACCAACTTGTCTGAATACATGCCGCTGTCAATGCAGTACATGTGTCACATGAACTACGCGTTTGTGGAAAATGGGAAGTTGGATCAGTCGATTGGTAAGAGTGCTTTCAAGTTGAGGCGTTCTATTCCTGCGCACGTCACCCCGACTGAGGAATGGACGCAGCTGAATGAGGATATTATTTCGGGCAAAGTGGACGCGGATGACCTGTCTGCAGCTAAAGGGTTTGATCCTGAGATTGTGTATTTTGCTGATGACTTACCTCAATACGGCGAGGACATGAAGTTCACAATGACAAGTCCAGATGGGACAGTTTTCGCTACCCAGTTCAAGAGCTCAGATTTTCAGGTTGCAACTAGGTGGATTCTGTACAATCCTGATCAGCAGGTAGCAGCCTTTGTGCTGCCTGGTACGTCGCGGCCGGAAGGTTTTTTGGCAGCGGAAAAGGCTGGGACGGTAGTTAGAGTTGAGCCGGGTGCAACCCGCACGTTTGTGGTGACAACTGGAGTGGAGGGCTAA
- the fucP gene encoding L-fucose:H+ symporter permease produces MATKEVPVKNTSFGLIKDSSQQMPDGYLSKTPMIQYLLVSICFPMWGIAASLNDILITQFKSILELTDFASAFVQSAFYGGYFVLAIPASRVIRKWSYKTGILIGLSCYIIGCTMFFPASKMATYSVFLAALFAIATGLSFLETSCNTYSSMIGPRKSATLRLNISQTFYPLGSIFGILLGKYLIFTEGDALHVQLENLTGIEKQQFAEQMLQRTLGPYRFIIIVLAILLIILAITQMPHCKPLMGKKEVGATIGETLKYLTRNKDFLFGIFTQFLYVGMQTAVWSFTIRLALNLDTSLNERSASNFMIGAFIAFFLGKVIANILMTKFNENLVLIGYSIFGMLALLWVVFAPNMSAVYAAILTSGLFGPCWATIYARTLDSIKDKRHTETGGAVIVMSIIGGAVVPLVQGYVSDATGSMQTSFAVSLVCFAVIFVYFVKHFKEEKNRF; encoded by the coding sequence ATGTGGGGTATAGCAGCAAGCTTGAACGACATTCTTATCACGCAGTTCAAGTCCATTCTCGAACTAACAGACTTCGCTTCGGCATTTGTACAATCCGCGTTCTACGGTGGTTATTTTGTACTTGCCATCCCTGCATCGCGCGTGATCCGCAAGTGGAGTTATAAGACGGGTATTCTTATTGGGCTGAGCTGCTACATCATTGGTTGCACGATGTTCTTCCCGGCTTCCAAAATGGCTACCTATTCTGTGTTCCTAGCTGCACTGTTTGCTATCGCCACGGGATTGTCATTCTTAGAGACGTCGTGCAATACGTACTCTTCAATGATTGGGCCACGCAAATCTGCAACTCTGCGGCTAAATATTTCCCAAACTTTTTACCCGTTGGGGTCCATTTTCGGAATCCTGCTTGGGAAGTATTTGATTTTCACCGAGGGGGATGCGCTCCATGTTCAGTTAGAGAATCTAACGGGCATTGAAAAACAGCAGTTTGCAGAACAGATGCTGCAACGTACACTCGGGCCATACCGGTTCATAATAATTGTCCTCGCAATACTCCTGATTATTCTGGCGATCACTCAAATGCCACATTGCAAGCCTCTTATGGGAAAGAAAGAGGTGGGTGCGACGATTGGTGAGACCTTGAAGTATTTAACCCGCAACAAGGACTTCTTGTTCGGCATCTTCACCCAGTTCCTATACGTCGGTATGCAAACTGCGGTTTGGTCGTTCACAATCCGGCTTGCGCTGAACTTAGATACAAGCCTCAATGAGCGGAGTGCCTCGAACTTCATGATCGGCGCATTCATCGCGTTCTTCTTAGGGAAAGTGATCGCGAATATTCTCATGACGAAGTTCAATGAGAACTTGGTGTTGATTGGATACTCGATTTTCGGCATGCTGGCACTGCTGTGGGTGGTGTTCGCTCCGAATATGAGCGCCGTTTACGCTGCGATTTTAACATCCGGTCTGTTTGGCCCGTGCTGGGCAACCATCTATGCAAGAACCCTAGATTCGATCAAGGACAAGCGTCACACCGAAACCGGTGGAGCCGTTATCGTGATGTCTATCATCGGGGGTGCTGTGGTGCCGCTGGTGCAGGGGTATGTTTCGGATGCAACGGGTTCGATGCAGACCTCATTCGCAGTGTCACTGGTTTGTTTCGCAGTGATTTTCGTGTATTTCGTTAAGCATTTCAAAGAAGAAAAGAACCGTTTCTAG